A single genomic interval of Nitrosomonadales bacterium harbors:
- a CDS encoding D-alanyl-D-alanine carboxypeptidase encodes MKSIFLLITLLLPSAGFALPPQMPAAPELAARAYVLYDYTSNQVLASRNGDMRTEPASLTKLMTAYLVFDAIKHGTLSLKQSLTVPASAVVRSSSRESRMLLKADQEVTVDELLHGLIVQSGNDAAITLAVNIAGSEAGFVDMMNREAGRLGMHNTHFANPVGLPDAQHYSSAIDLALLTAAVMRDYPQHYRLFSLRDYTFNKITQANRNRLLWIDPYADGVKTGHTDTAGYCLIGSSLRDHRRLISVLLGANSDSLRAAESQKLLNFGFQDFDAVRLYQKSQPVTSVRIWKGTQRQVEVGPRNDLLLTVPKGTLDQLKATMETRQPIIAPVSSGQPLGTLKLTLAGKPYAEFPLVALEEVPLANVFSRGWDNIRLLFQ; translated from the coding sequence ATGAAATCCATCTTCCTGCTCATCACCCTCCTGTTGCCCTCAGCCGGCTTCGCGCTTCCGCCGCAAATGCCCGCCGCGCCGGAACTGGCCGCCAGAGCCTATGTGCTTTACGACTACACCAGCAACCAGGTGTTGGCGAGCCGGAACGGCGACATGCGCACGGAACCCGCTTCGCTGACCAAGCTGATGACCGCGTATCTGGTTTTCGACGCGATCAAACACGGCACGCTGTCGCTGAAGCAAAGCCTGACCGTTCCCGCTTCGGCCGTAGTGCGTAGCAGTAGCCGCGAATCGCGCATGTTGCTCAAAGCCGACCAGGAAGTGACCGTGGATGAACTGTTGCACGGACTGATCGTGCAGTCCGGCAACGACGCCGCCATCACCCTTGCAGTCAACATCGCCGGCAGCGAAGCGGGTTTTGTCGACATGATGAACAGGGAAGCAGGACGGCTGGGCATGCATAACACGCACTTCGCCAATCCGGTCGGTTTGCCGGACGCGCAGCATTACAGCAGCGCAATCGACCTTGCCCTGCTGACGGCAGCCGTCATGCGAGACTATCCGCAACACTACAGGCTGTTTTCCCTGCGCGACTACACCTTCAACAAGATCACCCAGGCCAACCGCAACCGGTTACTGTGGATAGATCCCTATGCGGACGGCGTCAAGACCGGACACACCGATACAGCCGGGTATTGCCTGATCGGCTCGTCGCTGCGCGACCATCGCCGCCTGATCTCGGTGCTGCTCGGTGCGAATTCCGACAGCCTGCGTGCCGCCGAAAGCCAGAAACTGCTGAATTTCGGCTTCCAGGATTTCGATGCGGTCCGTCTTTACCAGAAGAGCCAGCCGGTAACCAGTGTACGCATCTGGAAAGGTACGCAACGACAAGTGGAGGTCGGCCCCCGCAACGATCTGCTCCTGACGGTTCCCAAGGGTACGCTCGACCAACTCAAGGCAACGATGGAAACGAGGCAACCCATCATCGCGCCGGTCAGCAGCGGCCAGCCTCTGGGCACGCTCAAACTGACCCTGGCCGGCAAACCCTACGCGGAATTTCCCCTTGTGGCGCTGGAGGAGGTACCCTTGGCCAATGTATTCTCGCGCGGATGGGATAATATCCGCCTGCTGTTCCAATGA
- a CDS encoding D-amino acid aminotransferase yields the protein MTIYLNGQYMPVEEAKISVLDRGFIFGDGVYEVIPVYSRRPFRMEEHLLRLQYSLDGIRLTNPLSAPEWATIVNELVARSTEEDQYVYLHVTRGAAKRDHVFPVPPVPPTVFAMSNPLTSPPPELLEAGVSCITAEDNRWLRCDIKSISLLPNVLLRQMSVDACCTETILIRDNAFLTEGSASNIFLVKNGKLLAPPKDNLMLPGITYDVMLEIAAASGIPHEVRRILKEELFDADELMLTSSTKEVLAITTLDGKSVGSGKPGAVFDQLNRGYQDFKRNVMRA from the coding sequence ATGACCATCTACCTGAACGGGCAATACATGCCGGTCGAAGAAGCGAAGATTTCCGTGCTGGATCGCGGCTTCATCTTTGGCGACGGCGTCTATGAAGTGATCCCCGTGTATTCGCGCAGGCCGTTCCGCATGGAAGAACATCTGTTGCGGCTGCAATACAGCCTGGACGGCATCCGGCTCACCAATCCGCTCAGCGCGCCCGAATGGGCCACCATCGTCAATGAACTCGTCGCGCGCAGTACGGAAGAGGACCAGTACGTGTACCTGCACGTCACCCGGGGCGCGGCAAAACGGGATCATGTCTTCCCCGTTCCGCCGGTGCCGCCGACCGTATTCGCGATGAGCAACCCCCTCACCTCCCCGCCACCGGAATTGCTGGAGGCCGGGGTCTCATGCATCACGGCGGAAGACAACCGCTGGCTGCGCTGCGACATCAAATCCATCTCGCTGCTCCCCAACGTGTTGCTGCGCCAAATGTCGGTCGATGCCTGCTGCACGGAAACCATCCTGATACGGGATAACGCGTTCCTGACTGAGGGATCGGCCAGCAATATTTTCCTGGTGAAGAACGGCAAGCTGCTCGCGCCGCCCAAGGACAACCTGATGCTGCCCGGCATCACGTACGACGTGATGCTGGAAATCGCCGCCGCCAGCGGTATCCCGCATGAAGTGCGGCGCATATTGAAAGAAGAATTGTTCGACGCCGACGAACTGATGCTTACCTCGTCCACCAAGGAAGTGTTGGCCATCACGACGCTGGATGGCAAATCCGTCGGTTCCGGCAAGCCGGGGGCGGTGTTCGACCAACTGAACCGGGGCTACCAGGATTTCAAACGGAACGTGATGCGCGCATGA
- a CDS encoding DUF493 domain-containing protein — MNNLPETRLTDSLLEYPCEFPLKIFGLQQAGFAQAVLEVVNRHDPDFLAASMEMRASKNARYVSLTCTITATSREQLDAVYQELCDHPMVVMVL; from the coding sequence ATGAACAATCTGCCCGAAACCAGACTGACCGACAGCCTGCTCGAGTATCCCTGCGAATTCCCGCTGAAGATATTCGGCCTGCAGCAGGCCGGTTTCGCACAGGCCGTGCTGGAAGTGGTCAACAGGCACGACCCCGACTTCCTTGCTGCCAGCATGGAGATGCGTGCCAGCAAGAACGCCCGGTATGTCAGCCTCACCTGCACGATCACCGCCACCTCGCGCGAACAACTCGATGCGGTCTATCAGGAACTCTGCGACCACCCGATGGTGGTGATGGTGCTGTGA
- the lipB gene encoding lipoyl(octanoyl) transferase LipB — MIPHIHSLGLVEYQPTWEAMQRFTAERTPETRDEIWLVQHPPTYTQGLAGKPEHLLHHTGIPVVKIDRGGQITYHGPGQIVAYLLLDMRRWKINVRELVRLMEQSVIDLLGEFGVAAQRREDAPGVYVDDAKIAALGLKIRNGCCYHGLSLNVDMDLGPFANINPCGYAGLRVTQCCELGITASIGELQAQLVQNLTHGLQQHLERKNRHE; from the coding sequence GTGATCCCGCATATCCACTCGCTCGGTCTGGTCGAATATCAGCCCACATGGGAAGCGATGCAGCGCTTCACTGCGGAGCGCACCCCCGAAACGCGCGACGAGATCTGGCTGGTACAGCATCCGCCCACCTATACGCAGGGTTTGGCGGGAAAACCGGAGCATCTGCTGCACCATACCGGAATCCCGGTCGTAAAGATCGATCGCGGCGGGCAGATCACCTACCATGGTCCCGGCCAGATCGTCGCCTACCTGCTGCTCGACATGCGCCGCTGGAAGATCAACGTGCGCGAACTGGTGCGCCTGATGGAACAGTCGGTGATCGACCTGCTTGGAGAGTTCGGCGTGGCCGCACAGCGGCGCGAGGATGCGCCCGGCGTATATGTGGATGACGCAAAGATCGCCGCGCTCGGGCTGAAGATCAGGAACGGCTGCTGCTATCACGGCCTGTCACTCAACGTGGACATGGATCTCGGCCCGTTCGCCAACATCAACCCGTGCGGCTATGCCGGGCTGCGCGTCACACAGTGCTGCGAACTCGGCATCACCGCCTCGATCGGCGAATTGCAGGCGCAACTGGTGCAAAACCTGACCCACGGATTACAGCAACACCTCGAAAGGAAGAACCGGCATGAGTAG
- the lipA gene encoding lipoyl synthase — MSSDSHKQTGHSKTARNPIRIVPLQERLRKPAWIRVKSGSGAEYNEVKRMLREHSLHTVCEEASCPNIGECFGKGTATFMILGDICTRRCPFCDVAHGKPQPPDATEPYNLARSIGLLKLKYVVITSVDRDDLRDGGARHFADCLSAIRANSPDTRLEILVPDFRGRMEEALDALAASLPDVLNHNLETVPRLYRLARPGADYAHSLKLLEAFKARFPLVPTKSGLMLGLGETDEEVLEVMRDLRTHGVDMLTIGQYLQPSDGHLPVLRYAPLESFALLEQAAKDMGFNHAACGPMVRSSYFADEQAQQAGII, encoded by the coding sequence ATGAGTAGTGACAGCCATAAACAGACCGGACATTCCAAGACCGCGCGCAACCCGATCAGGATCGTGCCGCTGCAGGAGCGCCTGCGCAAGCCGGCATGGATACGCGTCAAATCCGGCAGCGGCGCGGAATACAACGAGGTCAAGCGGATGCTGCGCGAGCACAGCCTGCACACGGTATGCGAGGAAGCATCCTGCCCGAACATCGGCGAATGTTTCGGCAAAGGCACCGCTACGTTCATGATCCTTGGCGATATCTGCACGCGCCGTTGCCCGTTCTGCGACGTGGCGCACGGCAAGCCGCAACCGCCCGACGCCACAGAGCCGTACAACCTCGCCCGCTCCATCGGCCTGCTCAAGCTTAAATATGTGGTCATCACCAGCGTGGATCGGGATGACCTGCGCGACGGCGGCGCCCGGCATTTTGCCGACTGCCTGAGCGCGATCCGCGCCAACTCCCCGGACACCCGTCTGGAAATCCTGGTGCCTGATTTTCGCGGCAGGATGGAAGAAGCGCTGGATGCGCTTGCCGCCAGCCTGCCCGACGTGCTGAACCATAACCTGGAAACCGTGCCGCGTCTGTACAGGCTGGCACGTCCCGGAGCGGATTATGCGCACTCGTTGAAATTGCTCGAGGCCTTCAAGGCACGCTTCCCGCTCGTTCCGACCAAGTCCGGCCTGATGCTCGGGCTGGGCGAGACCGACGAAGAAGTGCTGGAGGTGATGCGCGACCTGCGCACGCATGGCGTGGACATGCTCACCATCGGCCAGTATCTGCAACCATCCGACGGACATTTGCCGGTGCTGCGCTACGCGCCGCTGGAATCGTTCGCGCTGCTCGAACAGGCCGCAAAAGACATGGGCTTCAACCATGCGGCCTGCGGACCGATGGTGCGCAGCAGCTATTTTGCCGACGAACAGGCCCAACAAGCTGGTATCATTTGA
- a CDS encoding c-type cytochrome translates to MKVRYLVALTAALSVSTAAVASSDGEALFKKSNCGTCHAAAKKTVGPSIKDIALKYAGVQGAAAKLEAKVRNGGSGAFGSMPMPATPKSVSDESIKTIVEWTLSQK, encoded by the coding sequence ATGAAAGTTCGTTATCTCGTCGCTTTGACTGCCGCACTGTCCGTTTCCACCGCTGCCGTTGCTTCCAGCGATGGCGAAGCCCTGTTCAAGAAGAGCAACTGCGGCACATGTCATGCTGCCGCCAAAAAGACCGTCGGCCCGTCGATCAAGGATATCGCGCTCAAGTACGCAGGCGTCCAGGGGGCGGCAGCCAAACTGGAAGCCAAGGTGCGTAACGGTGGCAGCGGTGCTTTCGGTTCGATGCCGATGCCCGCCACACCCAAATCGGTTAGCGATGAGAGCATCAAGACCATCGTGGAATGGACCCTCAGCCAGAAATAA
- a CDS encoding RNB domain-containing ribonuclease — translation MNILYEEDGAFKVGSVMTDNITSLQVESLSGKRSKVKATHVMLRFTQPALSELLPQAEALAETIDVDFLWECCPPDEFGSEQIATEYFGHPPSSLEAAAALIRLHGAPIYFHKKGKGRYRAAPPDVLKAALAGAEKKRQQLALQARYAEQLGRFELPPEFSGHLPQLLYKPDRNTIEAKALEAACAASHLSAAHLLQRCGAIPSTHDYHLQRFLLEHFPGGTGFPPVEPCAWEELPLAGVDAFSIDDATTTEIDDAFSVEKLANGNWRVGVHIAAPALGILRDSEVDRLAAQRLSTVYMPGNKITMLPDNVVQAFTLCADHICPALSMYNEIDGETLDLLSHESRVERIHITANLRHDTLEPLFNEDTLAAGKLDYPYANELTLLWRLAQKLETARGKPADNNTQQTDYNFHIDNDPSSEKAKVSITQRRRGSPIDKVVSELMILVNSEWGRHLAEHGFVGIYRTQQGGKVKMSTVAAPHQGLGVAQYMWSSSPLRRYVDMLNQRQIIAMLHESEPAYARNDEALYAAMRDFDTMYGIYGEFQRGMERYWCLRWLLQERDAPSRTDKEEANGALRELVVTAVVLRENLVKLTDIPLVFKVPSLPELPANSRVRLAIDEIDLLDLDVRARFVAKMEESAI, via the coding sequence ATGAACATCCTTTACGAAGAAGACGGCGCTTTCAAGGTCGGCAGCGTCATGACCGACAACATCACTTCGCTGCAGGTCGAAAGCCTGTCCGGCAAGCGCAGCAAAGTCAAGGCAACCCATGTGATGCTGCGCTTCACGCAGCCCGCTTTGTCGGAGTTGCTGCCGCAAGCGGAAGCGCTGGCTGAAACCATCGACGTGGACTTCCTCTGGGAATGCTGTCCGCCCGACGAATTCGGTTCCGAGCAGATCGCCACCGAATATTTCGGCCACCCCCCCAGTTCGCTGGAAGCTGCCGCCGCTCTGATCCGTCTGCATGGCGCGCCGATCTATTTCCACAAAAAGGGCAAAGGCCGCTATCGCGCTGCGCCGCCCGACGTGCTCAAGGCCGCACTGGCCGGCGCGGAGAAGAAACGCCAGCAACTGGCATTGCAAGCGCGTTATGCCGAACAACTTGGCCGTTTCGAGTTGCCGCCCGAATTTTCCGGGCATTTGCCGCAACTGCTCTACAAACCGGATCGCAACACCATCGAAGCCAAGGCACTGGAAGCCGCCTGCGCCGCCAGCCACCTGTCTGCCGCGCATCTGTTGCAGCGCTGCGGCGCGATCCCCTCCACGCACGATTACCATTTGCAGCGTTTCCTGCTCGAACATTTCCCCGGCGGGACCGGCTTTCCGCCCGTCGAACCGTGCGCATGGGAAGAATTGCCGCTGGCCGGCGTGGACGCCTTCAGTATCGACGATGCGACAACGACCGAAATCGACGATGCGTTCTCGGTGGAAAAACTGGCCAACGGCAACTGGCGCGTCGGCGTGCATATCGCCGCGCCCGCCTTGGGAATATTGCGCGACTCGGAGGTCGACCGGCTCGCCGCCCAACGGCTTTCCACGGTATACATGCCCGGCAACAAGATCACCATGCTGCCGGACAATGTAGTGCAAGCCTTTACGCTGTGCGCGGATCACATATGCCCGGCGCTGTCGATGTACAACGAAATCGATGGCGAAACGCTGGATCTGCTAAGCCACGAAAGCCGCGTCGAGCGCATCCACATTACGGCGAATCTGCGCCACGATACGCTGGAACCGCTGTTCAACGAGGACACGCTGGCTGCCGGAAAATTGGATTACCCCTACGCGAACGAACTCACGCTACTGTGGCGCCTGGCGCAAAAACTGGAGACGGCGCGCGGCAAGCCGGCGGACAACAACACCCAGCAGACCGATTACAACTTCCATATCGACAACGACCCGTCCAGTGAAAAGGCAAAAGTCAGCATCACCCAGCGCCGTCGCGGCTCGCCCATCGACAAGGTGGTCTCCGAGCTGATGATCCTGGTGAACAGCGAATGGGGCAGGCATCTTGCCGAGCACGGCTTCGTCGGCATCTACCGTACCCAGCAGGGCGGCAAGGTAAAGATGAGTACCGTCGCCGCGCCGCACCAGGGACTGGGCGTCGCGCAATACATGTGGTCGAGTTCACCGCTACGCCGCTATGTGGATATGCTGAACCAGCGCCAGATCATCGCCATGCTGCACGAGAGCGAACCGGCCTACGCCCGGAACGACGAGGCGCTGTATGCCGCGATGCGCGATTTCGACACCATGTACGGCATCTATGGGGAATTCCAGCGCGGCATGGAACGTTACTGGTGCCTGCGCTGGCTGTTGCAGGAAAGGGATGCCCCTTCCCGCACAGATAAAGAGGAAGCGAACGGAGCGCTGCGCGAACTTGTTGTTACTGCCGTCGTGCTGCGCGAGAATCTGGTGAAACTGACCGACATTCCGCTGGTATTCAAGGTTCCCTCATTGCCGGAATTGCCTGCCAACAGCCGCGTGCGATTGGCCATCGATGAGATCGACCTGCTCGATCTGGACGTGCGCGCACGCTTCGTCGCGAAAATGGAGGAGAGCGCGATTTGA
- a CDS encoding TonB family protein: MRLSIAMTFSVALHAFALFGIALVLPDPRSAPNFMQPLQVVLVNSKSKSRPSKADALAQANLDGGGNTVEDRQAKSPLPTIRDDKQFTPEQLAKRVAQLEQESRRMLTRLKSDFKVTQQELKNQRSASPSSGNELVEKSLEIARLEAQINKNWDAYQKMPRRKFIGARTQEYRFAQYIEDWRVKVERIGNLNYPEQARRERIYGKLQLSVSIRADGSVESVEVNRSSGQRILDAAAMRIVKLAAPYAPLPPDITRDWDILTITRTWTFTSSDRLESE; the protein is encoded by the coding sequence ATGCGTTTGTCCATTGCCATGACCTTCTCGGTCGCGTTGCATGCATTCGCATTGTTCGGCATTGCACTGGTATTGCCCGATCCCCGCAGCGCCCCCAATTTCATGCAGCCGCTGCAAGTGGTGCTGGTCAACAGCAAATCGAAATCCAGGCCGAGCAAGGCCGATGCGCTGGCACAGGCCAATCTGGACGGCGGCGGCAATACCGTCGAAGATCGGCAAGCCAAAAGCCCGCTGCCCACCATACGCGACGACAAACAATTCACGCCGGAACAACTTGCCAAGCGCGTCGCGCAACTTGAGCAGGAATCGCGGCGCATGCTGACCCGGCTCAAGAGCGACTTCAAGGTGACGCAGCAGGAACTGAAAAATCAGCGCAGCGCCTCACCCAGCAGCGGCAATGAACTGGTGGAGAAAAGCCTGGAAATCGCCCGACTGGAGGCGCAGATCAACAAGAATTGGGATGCCTACCAGAAAATGCCGCGCCGAAAATTCATCGGCGCACGCACGCAGGAGTACCGTTTCGCACAATACATCGAAGACTGGCGCGTCAAGGTTGAGCGCATCGGCAACCTGAATTATCCGGAGCAGGCACGGCGTGAACGCATCTACGGGAAATTGCAGCTCAGCGTCTCGATCAGGGCAGACGGCAGCGTCGAAAGCGTCGAAGTCAACCGCTCCTCCGGGCAACGCATCCTGGATGCGGCGGCGATGCGCATCGTCAAACTTGCCGCGCCCTATGCGCCACTGCCGCCGGACATTACCAGGGACTGGGATATCCTGACCATCACGCGTACCTGGACGTTCACTTCGTCCGACCGGCTCGAAAGCGAGTAG
- a CDS encoding carbohydrate porin, with protein MFNKSCFSVAIAVALLPHSLNASAASDPDLQAIREQIQQLKQSYEQRIAQLEQRLQTAESAGKQADAAQTRLRPADAAPSSPTVGADNAFNPAIALILGGTYGSVRQDPAIPATGFAMNPNMGHEQGFNLGESELGISANIDADYRGVATLALDPAGGVGVENAFVQTSAPGNGINLKFGRYFSGLGYLNEQHAHAWDFVDQPLVYASLWGNQLGEDGLQVKWLAPTDTFIELGAELGRGRGFPGSDRVKNGAGSGVLFAHAGDDIGIEHSWRIGASLHRTRAADRVSDAVPDLLGTAGGVSNSFSGDSQTTGLDFVWKYAPNGNMRNRYAKFQGEYFRRKEIGMLTYDTALANVTDSFSVTQSGWYLQGVYQFQPNWRAGLRYDRLDPGIATIGALNAANVIADYGFQPARTSLMLDYSPSEFSRLRLQLARDNTRQGLPDNQLFVQYIMSLGAHSSHQY; from the coding sequence ATGTTCAACAAATCCTGTTTTAGCGTGGCGATTGCTGTCGCGCTACTGCCCCATTCGCTCAACGCATCCGCCGCGAGCGACCCCGATCTGCAAGCCATCCGCGAGCAGATTCAACAACTGAAGCAAAGCTATGAGCAACGTATCGCCCAGTTGGAGCAACGTTTGCAAACCGCCGAATCGGCCGGCAAACAAGCCGATGCAGCCCAAACTCGGCTGCGACCAGCGGATGCGGCACCATCGTCCCCCACTGTCGGCGCCGACAACGCCTTCAATCCGGCGATTGCGCTGATACTGGGCGGCACTTACGGGTCTGTGCGTCAGGATCCTGCCATCCCGGCCACCGGTTTCGCGATGAACCCGAACATGGGGCACGAGCAGGGCTTCAACCTCGGCGAATCCGAACTGGGCATCAGCGCCAACATCGATGCCGACTATCGCGGCGTTGCCACGCTGGCGCTCGATCCGGCCGGCGGAGTCGGCGTGGAGAATGCCTTCGTCCAGACATCCGCACCGGGCAACGGCATCAACCTCAAGTTTGGCCGCTATTTCTCCGGGCTGGGCTATCTCAACGAGCAGCATGCCCACGCTTGGGATTTCGTCGATCAACCGCTGGTGTATGCCTCGCTGTGGGGCAACCAGTTGGGCGAAGATGGCCTGCAAGTCAAATGGCTGGCACCTACCGACACCTTCATCGAACTGGGCGCAGAGCTCGGGCGCGGACGTGGCTTCCCCGGCTCGGATCGCGTCAAGAACGGCGCTGGCTCCGGCGTGCTGTTCGCGCATGCCGGCGACGACATCGGCATCGAACACAGTTGGCGCATCGGCGCATCGCTGCACAGGACGCGCGCGGCGGATCGCGTCAGTGATGCCGTGCCCGATCTGCTTGGAACCGCCGGCGGCGTGAGCAACAGTTTCAGCGGCGACAGCCAAACGACCGGGCTGGACTTCGTCTGGAAATATGCGCCCAACGGCAACATGCGCAACCGTTACGCGAAATTTCAGGGCGAATATTTCCGCCGTAAGGAAATCGGCATGCTGACATACGACACCGCGCTTGCGAATGTGACCGACAGTTTCAGCGTGACGCAAAGCGGCTGGTATCTGCAAGGCGTATACCAGTTCCAGCCGAACTGGCGCGCCGGCCTGCGTTATGACAGGCTCGATCCTGGCATCGCCACGATCGGCGCGCTGAACGCCGCCAACGTCATCGCCGACTACGGTTTCCAACCCGCGCGCACCAGCCTGATGCTGGATTACAGCCCGAGCGAATTCTCGCGCCTGCGCCTGCAATTGGCTCGTGACAACACGCGGCAAGGCCTGCCCGACAACCAGTTGTTCGTGCAATACATCATGAGTCTGGGCGCGCACAGCTCACATCAATACTAA
- a CDS encoding zinc ABC transporter substrate-binding protein, whose product MRRILHAFLLLLLGGNAHAALNVFACEPEWAALTRQLAGDRATIYTATGPLQDPHRVEARPSLIAKARRADLMVCTGAGLEAAWLPVVLRESGNRAIQPGGNGYFEAAQSVQMLEVPTRLDRAEGDVHATGNPHIQTDPRNFLPVADALADRLCRLDPPNAAHYRKQLASFDKQWRASIARWEQQAAPLRGVPVIAQHRGFPYLNNWLGLKQVAELEPRPGMEPGVAYLGQVLDRLQQHPAKMVLRAAYQDGRPSGWIADRAQIAAVELPYTVGGSKAATDLSGLFDDTIRRLLAGLK is encoded by the coding sequence ATGCGAAGAATTCTCCATGCATTCTTGCTGCTGCTGCTTGGCGGCAATGCCCACGCAGCGCTCAACGTATTCGCCTGCGAACCGGAATGGGCGGCGCTCACCCGGCAACTCGCGGGGGACCGTGCCACCATCTACACCGCCACTGGCCCATTGCAGGATCCGCACCGCGTCGAAGCGCGTCCCAGCCTGATCGCCAAGGCTCGCCGCGCAGACCTGATGGTATGCACCGGCGCCGGACTCGAAGCGGCCTGGCTACCGGTGGTGTTGCGAGAGTCGGGCAACCGCGCGATACAACCCGGCGGCAACGGTTATTTCGAGGCGGCGCAATCGGTGCAAATGCTGGAAGTGCCGACTCGCCTGGATCGCGCCGAGGGTGATGTACATGCGACGGGCAATCCACACATCCAGACCGACCCGCGCAACTTCCTGCCCGTCGCCGACGCACTCGCCGATCGCCTGTGCCGGCTCGACCCGCCCAACGCCGCACACTACCGGAAACAGCTTGCGTCATTCGACAAGCAATGGCGCGCCTCCATCGCCAGATGGGAACAACAGGCCGCACCGCTCAGGGGCGTGCCGGTGATCGCGCAACACCGCGGCTTCCCCTACCTGAACAACTGGCTGGGACTGAAACAGGTCGCCGAACTGGAACCCAGGCCCGGTATGGAACCCGGCGTCGCCTATCTGGGACAGGTGCTGGACCGGCTGCAACAACACCCGGCAAAGATGGTGCTGCGCGCCGCCTACCAGGATGGGCGTCCTTCCGGATGGATCGCGGATCGCGCGCAGATCGCCGCAGTGGAACTCCCTTACACGGTCGGCGGCAGTAAGGCTGCCACGGACCTGTCCGGATTGTTTGACGACACCATCCGGAGATTGCTGGCGGGACTGAAATGA
- a CDS encoding metal ABC transporter permease codes for MNDIELDILLPAFIAGLLVLSTHIPFGMKILARGVIFADLAVAQIAGLGVVIAGLLELTDQPLLVQLIAAASALCGAALLAWIERRLEAVKEACIGLTFVLAASGGILLMSRDTHAGEHLNDLLVGQILWVSNTQLIATAILSTVLLLIWRWQRARLGDLGFYALFALAVTASVQLVGVYLVFASLIVPALASFRAASRRAAYAFFIGISGYAGGLLVSSWFDLPAGAAIVWAMAISGAAAIPLTSARKAA; via the coding sequence ATGAACGACATCGAACTCGACATCCTGTTGCCAGCCTTCATCGCCGGCCTGCTGGTATTGTCCACGCATATCCCGTTCGGCATGAAGATACTGGCACGCGGTGTGATCTTTGCCGATCTTGCCGTCGCGCAGATCGCCGGGCTGGGTGTAGTAATCGCCGGATTGCTGGAACTGACCGACCAGCCGCTACTGGTGCAACTGATCGCTGCGGCCAGCGCATTGTGCGGCGCGGCGTTGCTGGCATGGATCGAGCGGCGTCTGGAAGCGGTGAAGGAGGCCTGCATCGGCCTGACCTTCGTGCTCGCCGCCAGCGGCGGTATCCTGCTGATGAGCCGTGACACCCATGCCGGCGAACATCTGAATGACCTGCTGGTCGGGCAGATCCTGTGGGTCAGCAATACGCAACTGATCGCCACCGCCATCCTGAGCACCGTGCTGCTGCTGATATGGCGCTGGCAACGTGCCCGGCTGGGCGATCTTGGCTTCTACGCGCTGTTCGCCCTTGCAGTCACCGCCTCGGTACAACTGGTCGGCGTATATCTGGTATTCGCCAGCCTGATCGTTCCGGCACTCGCCTCCTTCCGTGCTGCTTCGCGACGGGCGGCATATGCCTTCTTCATCGGCATTTCGGGCTATGCCGGCGGCCTGCTGGTTTCGTCATGGTTCGACCTGCCTGCCGGCGCAGCCATTGTCTGGGCGATGGCTATCTCAGGTGCCGCCGCCATACCGTTGACAAGCGCACGAAAGGCGGCCTGA